The Clostridiales bacterium FE2011 sequence CAGGGAAAGCTGGAAAAACAGCCGCTGGGCAACATACAGGGACTGGGCACCGGACGGATCAAAAAGGTCTTTACGGATGATATCGACCAGATTGAACTGCTGCTGGCACACGCGATTCCGGAAGGCATTGCCAACATCTTCATTCCGGCGCTGATTGTTGTGCTGATGTTCATTGTCAGCTGGAAGCTGGGACTTTTGTCCCTGGTTCCCCTGGTTGTGGGCATGATATCCATGAGCATGATGATGAAGGCGGGCATGTCCAAAATGAACGCCTACTACGAATCCGCGGCCAGGATGAACAACACCATTGTCGAGTATGTGAACGGCATGGAGGTTGTGAAGGTATTCAACAAGGACGGGGAATCCTACCGGAAATTCGGGGACGTGGTCCGCAGCTATCGTGACTTTACCATCGCATGGTACAAGGTGTGCTGGCCGTGGATGGCTGCCTATTCCAGCGTGCTGCCCTGCCTGGCTCTGCTGATCCTTCCCGTGGGTGCCCTGCTGGTGCTGTCGGGAAGCATCGCACTGGACAAGCTGGTGCTGGTGCTCTGTATGTCCTTCGCCGTGGGTCCCTCCCTCCTGAAGGCGATGAACTTCGCGGGGAAATTCCCGCAGCTGGAATACAAGATTGCGGAGCTGGAGAAGCTGATGGATCATCCCCCGGTGAAGGAAGGAACCGCCGGATTTACGGGAAAGAACCGGGATATATCGTTTGAGGACGTTCACTTCAGCTATGAGGATACGGAAGTGCTGCACGGCGTCAGCCTGTCCCTGAAACAGGGAACCACAACGGCGCTGGTCGGGGAATCCGGCAGCGGCAAATCGACGCTGGCCAAGCTGCTGGTGCACTACTACGACCTGGACAGCGGAAAGATCCGGATCGGCGGGCAGGATATCACGGAGATGTCCCTGGAAGCACTGAACGACCAGATCGCGTACGTATCACAGGAGCAGTTCCTGTTTAACACTACCCTGTATGAAAACATCCTGATCGGCAAACCGGCCGCGACCCGAGAACAAGTGCTGGAGGCTGCGCACAGGGCACAGTGCGACGAATTCCTGCAGCGGCTGCCCCAGGGCATTGAAACCCAGGCGGGTGACGGCGGCAAACAGCTTTCCGGCGGCGAACGGCAGCGGATTTCCCTGGCCCGCGCTATCCTGAAGGACGCACCGATCATTGTGCTGGATGAGGCTACGGCCTTTATGGATCCGGAGAATGAAGAGAAGCTGAATCAGGCGATTGATGAAATTATCCGGAACAAGACGGTGTTTGTGATCGCACACAGGCTGTCGACAGTCCGGAACGCGGACCGGATCTGCGTGATGAAAGACGGAGCCTGCATAGCGGCAGACACACATGATAAGCTCCTGTCCGGCTGTGCCGAGTATAAAAAGTTCTGGGATGCCTCCGTCAGCGCGAGCGCCTGGAAGATCAAGGAGGCGTAAGACGATGCTGAAAATACTGCGCAGAATTATCAGGATGACCGGGGAATACAAAACGCGGATCCGGCTGTCCTATATACCGGCCTTCCTGAAGGGCATTATGCTGAAGGCTCCGCTGTTCCTGAGCTTTTTCATGATCAGCCTGTTCATGCAGGGACAGATGGACACGCAGAAATGCCTGTACTTCGGCATCGCAATCGTGGCCAGCGTGATCCTGGCAGCGGTTTTTGAACACGTCAGCAACGTGCTGCAGTCCGCAACGGGTTATATGGTGTTTGCCGACCTGCGGATGAAGCTGGGCGATCACCTGCGGAAGCTGCCCATGGGCTATTTCACGGAGGGCAATATCGGCAAGATCAGCTCGGTGCTGGGCACGGATATGGTTTTTATTGAGGAAAACTGTATGGGGGTGCTGTCGGAACTGGTATCCTTCATTATTGCCCAGGGACTGATGACGGTTTCCATGTTCGCAATGAATCCCTGGCTCGGCCTGCTTTCATTGGCGGTTGTGGCCGCGTTCATGATTGTAGGCAACCTGATGCTGAAGGTTTCGCTGAAGCATTCCGTGATCAAGCAGGAGGGAAGCGAATCCCTGACCGAGGAAGTGCTTGACTTCGCGGAAGGAATCGGCGTGATCAAATCCTACAACCTGCTGGGGGAAAAATCGAAAAAGCTGACCGATGAATTCGCGAAAAGCTGCCGGGAAAGTATCGCGTTTGAAATTGCCTACGGCCCCTGGGCCAGGGCACTGCATCTGACCTTCGGCATCGGAACGGCCCTGATGCTGGCGCTGTCAGGATTCCTTTTCAGCCAGGGCGTGATTCCGGATACCTATATGGTGGGTATGGCGCTGTTCCTGTATGACCTGTTTGGCTCCGTGAAGGGGTATTACAGCCAGATGGCCAGGCTGACCGTGACATCCGCAAGCCTGGACCGGATTGAGGAAGTGTTTGACGCTGAAGAAATGAAGGATGAAGGCTGGAAGACGTTTACGCAGGCGGACAGTGAAGCCGCAGCCATCGAGTATGACCACGTCAGTTTCGGCTACACCGGTAAGGACGTGCTGAAAGACATATCCTTTAAAGTGAAACCGGGAGAAATGACAGCGCTGGTCGGTCCGTCCGGCGGCGGAAAATCCACGATTGCTTCACTGCTGGCACGCTTCTGGGACGTTGGAAACGGAAGGATCCTGGTGAAGGGAAAGGATATCCGGGAAGTATCCCTCGGCAGGCTGATGGACCAGATCAGCATGGTGTTCCAGCGGGTGTACCTGTTCCAGGATACGGTTTACAACAACATTGCCATTGCCCGTCCGGACGCGACCCGGGAAGAGGTGGAGGAAGCGGCGAAAAAGGCAAGGTGCTATGATTTCATCATGCAGCTTCCGGATGGATTTGATACCGTGATTGGTGAAGGCGGAGCATCCATTTCCGGAGGCGAAAAGCAGCGGATTTCCATCGCCCGGTGTATCCTGAAGGACGCGCCGATCGTCATCCTGGACGAGGCAACGGCTAGCGTGGACGCGGACAATGAAAGGGCGATCCAGGAGGCCATCTCGGAGCTGTGCCGGAACAAGACCCTGCTGGTGATTGCCCACAGGCTGAAGACGATCCGGGACGCGGATCAGATCCTGGTGATTGCTGACGGGCAGATTGCTGAGCAGGGAAACCATGCGGCCCTGATGGACCGGCAGGGAGCCTATGCCCATATGGTGACGCTGCAGGCATCGTGATCCGCGAAGGAACGGTGCTGCCGGCAAAAACAAAGGAAGCCGCCGAAGTGATCGGCGGCTTCCTGCTTGTTCAGAAAGAATCAGGGCTTGGTGTAGGGGAAAACCAATTCCGGATAACCGAAGGCGGCAACGGTCACGGTGTACTGTGTGCCGGCTTCGAAGAGGGGGCTTTCATCGCCGTTGCGGGCCTTGACGACGCCGTCCGCGTTCAGGACGCCGTTTTCATCCAGGGCGATGAAGTTACCGACGGTACCGTGGTGGCCCACGATTTCCTGCTCGGCAGCCTTTTCGGCACCTTCGGCCAGGATCTGCACATGCTGGATGTTCTGCAGGAAATCGGCCATGGAACCGGAAGCAAGGGTGACTGCTTTACCGTCAAAGGAGATATCATCAGCAGAAAGGCCGCTGTCGATGATGAAGTAAGGCGCCTGGGCAGCGGCGGGACCGCCTTCAAAGGAGGGAGAACGGTACTTCGCGGTGGCGTCCACCACGTTCACATAGTAATAGCCGGCCTTCAGGGCAGCGATATCACTGAAGGTGATACTGACCTTGCCGTCGGCGATTTCCACGGTGTAGCTGTCGGCGGGAACGATTTCCTCATTGCGGACGCCCCAGCGGATATCCAGAACCTGAAGGTCAAAATCCTCCGGCAGGGCATTAGACAGGGTGACGGTATTTCCATCGAGCTTTTCAAAGGGGAGGGCGGAGCCTTCCACAGCCAGGAAGGTTTTGCCGGCTTTACCTTCAAAGGCGTTGATCACGGCTTCCTGCGCGGCGGCGCTGACCATGGTGGCG is a genomic window containing:
- a CDS encoding ABC transporter ATP-binding protein; the protein is MFKKVSAYIGEYKKYTVWAAVLMSLGIVAHVIPYYFLYQIIAPLTRGEHIDLGYIMIRVAGVAVCEILFSFLYVQGLSFSHVSAYNTLKNLRVSLQGKLEKQPLGNIQGLGTGRIKKVFTDDIDQIELLLAHAIPEGIANIFIPALIVVLMFIVSWKLGLLSLVPLVVGMISMSMMMKAGMSKMNAYYESAARMNNTIVEYVNGMEVVKVFNKDGESYRKFGDVVRSYRDFTIAWYKVCWPWMAAYSSVLPCLALLILPVGALLVLSGSIALDKLVLVLCMSFAVGPSLLKAMNFAGKFPQLEYKIAELEKLMDHPPVKEGTAGFTGKNRDISFEDVHFSYEDTEVLHGVSLSLKQGTTTALVGESGSGKSTLAKLLVHYYDLDSGKIRIGGQDITEMSLEALNDQIAYVSQEQFLFNTTLYENILIGKPAATREQVLEAAHRAQCDEFLQRLPQGIETQAGDGGKQLSGGERQRISLARAILKDAPIIVLDEATAFMDPENEEKLNQAIDEIIRNKTVFVIAHRLSTVRNADRICVMKDGACIAADTHDKLLSGCAEYKKFWDASVSASAWKIKEA
- a CDS encoding ABC transporter ATP-binding protein, whose amino-acid sequence is MLKILRRIIRMTGEYKTRIRLSYIPAFLKGIMLKAPLFLSFFMISLFMQGQMDTQKCLYFGIAIVASVILAAVFEHVSNVLQSATGYMVFADLRMKLGDHLRKLPMGYFTEGNIGKISSVLGTDMVFIEENCMGVLSELVSFIIAQGLMTVSMFAMNPWLGLLSLAVVAAFMIVGNLMLKVSLKHSVIKQEGSESLTEEVLDFAEGIGVIKSYNLLGEKSKKLTDEFAKSCRESIAFEIAYGPWARALHLTFGIGTALMLALSGFLFSQGVIPDTYMVGMALFLYDLFGSVKGYYSQMARLTVTSASLDRIEEVFDAEEMKDEGWKTFTQADSEAAAIEYDHVSFGYTGKDVLKDISFKVKPGEMTALVGPSGGGKSTIASLLARFWDVGNGRILVKGKDIREVSLGRLMDQISMVFQRVYLFQDTVYNNIAIARPDATREEVEEAAKKARCYDFIMQLPDGFDTVIGEGGASISGGEKQRISIARCILKDAPIVILDEATASVDADNERAIQEAISELCRNKTLLVIAHRLKTIRDADQILVIADGQIAEQGNHAALMDRQGAYAHMVTLQAS
- a CDS encoding FMN-binding protein — translated: MKMLRSLLALMLVLSLAACAGCALAGKTLEGDANVDQRNYPSTTPFIHPPFYNVKLSVEVDDNGVITSVKDNGTGAAGSVQEGNEEFWEKKNKPYFDAAVNGGLLDKFVGKTVDEVKAMDMTAGMDAVSGATMVSAAAQEAVINAFEGKAGKTFLAVEGSALPFEKLDGNTVTLSNALPEDFDLQVLDIRWGVRNEEIVPADSYTVEIADGKVSITFSDIAALKAGYYYVNVVDATAKYRSPSFEGGPAAAQAPYFIIDSGLSADDISFDGKAVTLASGSMADFLQNIQHVQILAEGAEKAAEQEIVGHHGTVGNFIALDENGVLNADGVVKARNGDESPLFEAGTQYTVTVAAFGYPELVFPYTKP